One Jeotgalibaca porci genomic region harbors:
- a CDS encoding DUF1189 family protein, with amino-acid sequence MIIIFIFKLIWDVFMFPENLWRVTTLAKKKATIVFVLFGMIIGAPYLKASLQTLETIAIDMQIISERIPELVIENGKLVLADQLEQSVLVKTDTANLVIYAENAPDSLTIERAIKRAPLSFLMGDSQLKVATPATDFDLSYDLLEGLTDVSLKAMMTDFGSLSALTLIPMVIVSLLVGLVDGLLQLVIMALFVNILSLLFRVRLPFAQNFKLVLVASFMPTLIMSILNIIGVYPAAQTALIAGITAYIYYKGIITHVTRL; translated from the coding sequence GTGATTATTATTTTCATATTTAAATTAATCTGGGATGTCTTTATGTTCCCGGAGAATCTTTGGCGGGTCACTACCCTTGCCAAAAAGAAAGCCACAATCGTTTTCGTCCTATTCGGAATGATTATAGGCGCACCTTATTTGAAAGCAAGTTTGCAAACTTTGGAAACTATTGCAATTGACATGCAAATTATTTCAGAACGCATTCCCGAATTAGTGATTGAAAATGGAAAATTAGTTCTTGCAGATCAGCTTGAACAGTCCGTTTTAGTAAAAACCGACACCGCTAACCTCGTGATTTATGCCGAAAACGCGCCGGATTCTTTGACGATTGAACGGGCAATTAAACGTGCTCCCTTATCCTTTCTAATGGGTGATTCCCAGTTGAAAGTTGCAACTCCTGCTACCGATTTTGATTTATCTTACGATTTATTAGAAGGTCTTACCGATGTTTCTTTGAAGGCGATGATGACTGATTTTGGCTCGCTAAGTGCGCTGACACTCATTCCGATGGTAATTGTAAGCCTCTTAGTTGGACTGGTTGATGGCCTTCTACAGCTAGTCATTATGGCTTTATTCGTAAACATTTTATCACTTCTGTTCCGAGTCCGTCTTCCTTTTGCTCAGAACTTTAAGCTTGTTTTAGTTGCCTCTTTCATGCCTACTCTCATTATGTCGATTCTTAACATAATTGGTGTTTACCCGGCCGCTCAAACTGCATTGATAGCTGGTATTACTGCCTATATCTATTACAAAGGCATCATCACG
- a CDS encoding superoxide dismutase, giving the protein MAFTLPELPYAHDALVPHIDEETMHLHHGKHHATYVSNANAALEKHPELADKTVEELLADLNAVPEDIRTAIRNNAGGHANHSLFWEILSPNGGGEPTGEIKEAIESAFGSFEDFKSQFATAATGRFGSGWAWLVVNDGKVEITSTPNQDSPLSEGKTPVLGLDVWEHAYYLNYKNVRADYIAAFWNLVNWDEVNKRFAAAK; this is encoded by the coding sequence ATGGCTTTTACATTACCAGAATTACCATATGCACATGATGCTCTTGTTCCACATATCGACGAGGAGACAATGCATTTACACCATGGCAAACACCATGCAACTTACGTGAGTAACGCAAACGCAGCTTTGGAGAAACATCCAGAACTAGCAGATAAGACAGTTGAAGAACTACTTGCTGACTTAAACGCTGTTCCTGAAGATATTCGTACAGCAATCCGTAACAATGCTGGTGGACATGCTAACCACTCACTATTCTGGGAAATCCTTTCTCCAAATGGTGGTGGCGAACCAACAGGTGAAATTAAAGAAGCGATTGAATCTGCTTTCGGCAGCTTTGAAGATTTCAAATCACAATTCGCTACTGCAGCAACGGGTCGTTTCGGATCAGGTTGGGCATGGTTAGTTGTTAACGATGGTAAGGTAGAAATTACTTCTACTCCTAACCAAGATAGCCCACTATCTGAAGGGAAAACACCAGTATTAGGCTTAGATGTTTGGGAACACGCATATTACCTAAATTACAAAAACGTTCGTGCTGACTATATTGCAGCATTCTGGAACCTTGTAAACTGGGATGAAGTGAACAAACGTTTTGCAGCTGCAAAATAA
- a CDS encoding YfhO family protein encodes MVSDENKKYSKKQLLLISFALPFTIMLIIYIAMGVYPFGKETLLTIDLAQQYVDFFSYYRHTLLHEPQALFYSFAKGIGGEMVGLWSYYLNSPFNLLMLLMPQRFLPVGIMLLMLIKIASSGLSFAYLLIKKFEGSNLLVPLFSLSYALMGYTIVNQLHVMWLDSLVFLPLIVLGLENIISGKKGYFYSIMLALALFSQYYLTYMICLFLVLYFFFALAKQNLTKDYSKKQKWAFFGNRFLKFAGYSLLGGGMAAFSLIPNFVSLLGGKAAHTSQILDWKFKYSFPDILSKTYLGAFDFDQLPSGLPNIFIGTIALVSFLYYFFNRQFHWKERATAFIITGIFIISMNVDILNKVWHAFQNPAWYPYRFSFVVCFFFILNGFRSLNKSKAIPLWFAVTLLVLQTASALYVLEQDFSFLEPIQVLVTTLLLVLVLVLLLLKDMKYRWLPYTLVTIAVVEMSANATIDLARLGYVDMAPFNNYQTVLDDFIEPIRPQENEFYRIEKTFQRSKNDSFQANYPSASHFSSTFETEVPTLFGRLGFPESSFVISYSTGTLFTDAFFGIKYYGDNNVMSEEFTKNSENYHIRPNAFRPDLVHYQKINETFRTSVYENTNAFSLGFTAPNKMKSVVLVDDEPIANQEKILRALSRNTFAEPFYLVENIQTVVTQNISPNENAALNKTYTKADKDKPAYIDFQFLTKSDAPYYMVVDSRIDEDNTHFRLNGESFPYYKSYRTDQVFNLASGTANQSVEFSFELLEEMLTIRDLNLYRFNLTQFNSLMNEMANRQMVIDSFSQTKIDGRITVTDNTDIFMLSIPYSEGWTIEIDGKAVDTFPVLDGLLATDITSGEHRITLSYRTPYLTIGIFTSLFSACILYLIDKKKRQDH; translated from the coding sequence ATGGTGTCCGACGAAAATAAAAAATATAGCAAGAAACAATTACTGCTCATATCATTTGCCTTACCGTTTACTATCATGTTGATTATCTATATCGCGATGGGCGTCTATCCTTTTGGGAAAGAAACGCTCCTAACAATTGACTTAGCTCAACAGTATGTTGATTTTTTTAGTTATTATCGCCATACACTCTTACATGAACCGCAAGCCTTATTTTATTCCTTTGCTAAAGGGATTGGGGGCGAAATGGTTGGTCTCTGGTCTTATTATTTGAACAGTCCCTTCAACCTGCTCATGTTACTTATGCCGCAGCGCTTCTTGCCAGTAGGTATTATGTTGCTGATGCTCATTAAGATTGCTTCTTCTGGTCTTTCTTTTGCGTATTTACTAATAAAAAAATTCGAGGGGTCAAATTTATTAGTCCCTCTTTTCTCACTTTCTTACGCATTGATGGGATATACAATTGTCAATCAATTACATGTCATGTGGCTCGACAGCCTCGTTTTTTTGCCACTCATTGTCCTGGGTCTGGAGAACATTATTTCTGGTAAAAAAGGTTATTTTTATAGTATCATGCTCGCCCTTGCATTATTCTCACAATATTATCTTACCTATATGATTTGTCTTTTCCTTGTTCTATATTTCTTCTTTGCATTAGCCAAACAAAATCTGACTAAAGATTATTCAAAAAAACAGAAATGGGCCTTTTTCGGGAATCGTTTTTTAAAATTTGCAGGCTATTCTTTGCTCGGCGGGGGGATGGCTGCATTTTCCTTAATACCAAACTTCGTTTCTCTATTAGGTGGCAAAGCAGCGCATACGAGTCAGATATTGGATTGGAAGTTTAAGTATTCCTTTCCAGATATCTTATCGAAAACATATTTAGGTGCCTTTGATTTTGATCAGTTGCCTTCTGGTCTTCCAAATATTTTTATCGGGACGATTGCTTTGGTTAGTTTTCTTTATTATTTCTTCAATCGTCAATTTCACTGGAAAGAAAGAGCGACTGCATTTATTATCACCGGCATCTTCATTATTTCCATGAATGTCGATATTTTAAATAAAGTATGGCATGCTTTTCAGAACCCGGCTTGGTACCCGTATCGCTTTTCATTTGTCGTATGTTTCTTTTTTATTCTGAATGGTTTCCGTAGCTTAAATAAATCAAAAGCGATTCCCTTGTGGTTCGCAGTGACGCTACTCGTTTTGCAAACAGCGAGTGCTCTGTATGTATTGGAGCAAGATTTCTCATTTCTTGAACCAATCCAAGTATTGGTAACCACTCTCTTATTGGTATTGGTTCTGGTCTTATTATTATTGAAAGATATGAAATATCGCTGGCTTCCTTACACGTTGGTTACTATCGCGGTAGTTGAAATGAGCGCCAACGCTACAATCGATTTAGCGCGTTTGGGTTATGTTGATATGGCTCCATTTAATAATTACCAAACGGTTTTGGATGATTTCATAGAGCCGATTCGACCGCAAGAAAATGAGTTCTATCGAATCGAGAAAACCTTTCAACGCTCTAAAAATGATAGCTTTCAAGCAAATTATCCGAGTGCCTCACATTTTAGCTCGACTTTTGAGACGGAAGTTCCTACGCTTTTTGGACGCCTTGGTTTTCCTGAAAGTAGTTTTGTTATTTCCTACTCAACCGGCACATTATTCACAGATGCATTTTTCGGAATCAAGTATTATGGCGATAATAACGTCATGTCTGAAGAATTTACGAAAAATAGTGAAAATTATCATATTCGTCCGAATGCTTTTCGCCCAGATTTAGTCCATTATCAAAAAATAAACGAGACATTTCGAACAAGTGTTTATGAAAATACGAATGCCTTCTCCTTAGGCTTCACAGCTCCTAATAAGATGAAGTCAGTCGTCTTAGTTGATGATGAGCCAATCGCTAATCAAGAGAAAATTTTACGTGCGTTATCGCGGAATACCTTTGCAGAGCCTTTTTATCTAGTCGAAAATATCCAAACAGTGGTAACGCAAAATATAAGTCCGAACGAAAACGCTGCTCTTAACAAAACCTATACCAAGGCAGACAAAGACAAGCCGGCCTATATTGATTTCCAATTCTTAACAAAGAGCGATGCGCCGTACTATATGGTCGTTGACTCTCGAATCGATGAAGACAACACTCACTTTAGATTGAACGGCGAAAGCTTCCCTTACTATAAATCGTATCGAACGGATCAAGTCTTCAATCTTGCGAGTGGAACTGCTAACCAGTCCGTTGAATTTTCTTTTGAATTACTAGAAGAAATGCTGACCATTCGCGATTTAAATCTCTATCGCTTCAACCTCACCCAATTCAATTCGTTGATGAATGAAATGGCTAATCGGCAAATGGTAATTGATTCCTTCAGCCAGACGAAAATTGATGGGCGGATTACAGTCACGGATAATACCGATATATTTATGCTATCTATTCCTTATTCGGAAGGATGGACAATCGAAATTGACGGTAAAGCAGTTGATACTTTCCCGGTTCTGGACGGCTTATTGGCCACGGACATCACTTCCGGCGAGCATCGAATCACACTTTCATACCGTACACCTTATCTGACTATTGGCATTTTTACATCGCTGTTTTCTGCATGTATCCTTTACTTAATCGACAAGAAAAAGAGGCAGGATCACTGA